A genome region from Macaca fascicularis isolate 582-1 chromosome 3, T2T-MFA8v1.1 includes the following:
- the LOC102123379 gene encoding olfactory receptor 2A1/2A42 — translation MGENQTMVTEFLLLGFLLGPRIQMLLFGLLSLFHVFTLLGNGAILGLISLDSRLHTPMYFFLSHLAVVDIAYACNMVPQMLVNLLHPAKPISFAGCMMQTFLCLTCGHSECLLLVVMSYDRYVAICHPLRYSIIVTWRVCITLAITSWTCGSLLALVHVVLILRLPFCGPHEINHFFCEILSVLRLACADTWLNQVIIFAACVFFLVGPLCLVLVSYSHILTAILRIQSGEGRRKALSTCSSHLCVVGLFFGSAIIMYMAPKSRHPEELQKVLFLFYSFFNPTLNPLIYSLRNAEVKGALRRALCKESHSQLV, via the coding sequence ATGGGGGAAAATCAGACAATGGTCACAGAGTTCCTCCTACTGGGATTTCTCCTGGGCCCAAGGATTCAGATGCTCCTCTTTGGCCTCTTGTCCCTGTTCCATGTCTTCACCCTGCTGGGGAACGGGGCCATCCTGGGGCTCATCTCACTGGACTCCAGACTCCACACTCCCATGTACTTCTTCCTCTCACACCTGGCTGTCGTCGACATCGCTTATGCTTGCAACATGGTGCCCCAGATGCTGGTGAACCTCCTGCATCCAGCCAAGCCCATCTCCTTTGCTGGCTGCATGATGCAGACCTTTCTCTGTTTGACTTGTGGACATAGCGAATGTCTCCTGTTGGTGGTGATGTCCTACGATCGTTATGTGGCCATCTGCCACCCTCTCCGATATTCCATCATCGTGACCTGGAGAGTCTGCATCACCCTGGCCATCACTTCTTGGACATGTGGCTCCCTCCTGGCTCTGGTCCATGTGGTTCTCATCCTAAGACTGCCCTTCTGTGGGCCTCATGAAATCAACCACTTCTtctgtgaaatcctgtctgtccTCAGGCTGGCCTGTGCTGACACCTGGCTCAATCAGGTGATCATCTTTGCAGCCTGTGTGTTCTTCCTGGTGGGGCCACTCTGCCTGGTGCTGGTCTCCTACTCACACATCCTGACGGCCATCCTGAGGATCCAGTCTGGGGAGGGCCGCAGAAAGGCCTTATCTacctgctcctcccacctctgtgTGGTGGGGCTCTTCTTTGGCAGCGCCATCATCATGTACATGGCCCCCAAGTCCCGCCACCCTGAGGAGCTGCAGAAGgtactttttctattttacagttttttcaACCCAACACTGAATCCCCTGATTTACAGCCTGAGGAACGCAGAGGTCAAGGGCGCCCTGAGGAGAGCATTGTGCAAGGAAAGTCATTCCCAACTGGTGTGA